GTTCACCGGAGGCGCGGACGCTTGCCGCAGCAAATCCGGCCGCTGCAGCGCGAACGAATCAATCTCGAAATAGCCGCTGTTCGACTTGATCGCGCCGCCGCCCTTGACCTGCCACTGCCCCGTCAACGCCGGCAAACACGAGATCGTCCGGACCGCCATGCCGCCGTTGTCGTGATGCTGCAGCCCGTTCCCGATGCGAATGAGAGACGGCGATACGGAGCCGTACAGCCTCGCCAGCCGGTATATATCCTCCGCCGGCACGCCGGTGATGCCGGCGGCCGTCTCGGGATCGTACGCCTTAACGTGCTCGCGCAGCTCCTCGCTGCCGACCGTGTGCGACGCAAGGAACGACTCGTCCGTCATCCCTTCGGCGAACAGCACGTGCATCAGCGCCAGCGCGAGGGCGGCGTCGGTGCCCGGCCGGATCGGAATGAACCAGTCCGCCCATCGACCGGTCTGATTCTTATGCACGTCGATGACGACGATCGTGGCGCCGTTCTTCCGGGCTTTCTCGGCGATGGCCACCTGATGCATATTGGTGCTGACCGCATTGACGCCCCAGAAGACGAAGAGCTTCGCATGAATCGTGTCTTCCGGGTCCGTGCCGAAACTGCCGCCCATCGTGTACCGATAGCCTTGCGAGCCCGCCGCGTTGCAGATCGTCCGGTCCAACTGTCTGGCGCCGAGCCGATGGAAGAAGCGCCGATCCATCCCTTCCGCGTTGATCAGGCCCATGTTGCCGTAGAAGCTGTAAGGCAGAATGCTCTCCGGGCCCTCGTCGCGGATGAGCGCCTTCCAGCGCTCGGCGATCGTCGCGATCGCTTCGTCCCAGCCGATCCGTTCGAACCGGCCTTCCCCTTTGGTCCCGACCCGCTTCAACGGATATTGCAGCCGCTTCGGATCGTACAATCTTTCGGGCATATGCCGCACCTTGTTGCAGATGTTGCCCTTCGTCACCGGGTGATCCGGATCGCCGTCGATGCGAACGATCTTTCCTCCCGCTTTGTGCACGAGAAGCCCGCATTGATCCGGGCAATCGAGCGAACAGACCGATCGGAACACGCCGTCCGTTTGCGCCGCCATCGTCATCTGGCATCCCTCTCCTTGCTTACCGTAAAATAAAAAGAAGCCCTGTGCGCCAAGGCTTCTGTGCATTTGTATGTATGGTGCGGTCGGAGAGATTTGAACTCTCACGCCTTGTGGGCACTGCCGCCTGAAGACAGCGTGTCTGCCGTTCCACCACGACCGCATATCTCTTGGAGAGACAATAAAAATGATAGCACGCCCTCGAAAAAATGTAAAGAGGGGTTCCTTGGCTCGGACGGTCCGAAACGCCTCTCGGCGAAAACGCAAAAAAACCGGCCGCGCTGTTCGCGCAACCGGCTCTTCCGTCCTGCGATATGCGGTCGGAGGGATTTGAACCCTCACGCCCAGTGGGCACTACCCCCTCAAGATAGCGTGTCTGCCGTTCCACCACGACCGCGTGCAAGAACAAATATACCCGATTGCGAAGCAAAAGTAAAGGCGGGGATCGCTGGCAACTGCGTCGGTCCGGATCTGCTTACGTCCGCGCTCCCGCCGCGATCACGTTCCTGCGGGTCATCGCTTCGGTCTTCACGAAGCAGCTGTCGCACGACTTGCCGTGCGCGGCGCACAATACGCCTTCGGTTTCCCAGCAGTTGACGTCGGCGCGCCCGAAGGCGGGACATGAGCTGCAGATGCTTTCCGGCACGCAGCACATCTCGCTGCAAGCGCCGAGCGATTTCGGGGAATCGACTTGCGCGCGCCGCTTGGACGTGTACCAGTCCAAGAACGCTTGCACCATGTCCGGGTCGAGCTGCTGGCCGCCCGCCGATCGAAGCATTTGCAGCGTCTGATCGAACGTAAGCGGATCCCGGTAATTGCGCCCGTTCACTTTGGCGAGGAACAGCTGCACGACCGCGATGATGCGGGAGCCGATCGGGATGTCCGTCCCCTTCAGCCCCGCCGGGTAGCCGTGACCGTCCATCCGCTCGTGGTGGTGCCGGATGTACGAAGCCGTCCGCTCGTTCCCTGTCGCGAAAGAGACGATCAACGCGCTCACCTCGGCATGCAGCTTCATGAGCTCGAATTCCGCCTCCGTGTACTGGCCTTCCTTTTGAAACAAGTCGCTCGACAGCGCGATCGTGCCGATATGGCTCAGGTACGCGGCTACGGCCACGTCCCGGATGACGTCGTCCGGCAAGCCGAGCTGACGGGCGATGATAATGCTGTACCGGCTCATCAATTCCGAATAGCCGATCGTGTTCGGACTGAGATCGTCCAGCAGTCTGGCGAGCGCCTGCAGCAGCGGAACGTAAGCTCCGGAGCCCCGCAAATACGACTTTTGAGCGCGGGCGAACTGCTCGTAATTTTGCGCCAGCGTTTGCAGAAACAGCAGCTTCCAGTATCTCTCCTGCATCGTCTTGAACCAAAACAGATAGTAATGACTGCCGAAGGAAACGTACAAAACGTGCTTCATGCCGGCGTCTAGCATAGCGGCGGGCAGGTCGCCTTCGACGTCCTGCACTTTGCCGGCGGCGCCCCTTCCGCGGAAAGCCTCCAAGGCAGCCGCGTCGTCCGCGAGCTTCGCCGCGACGTCCGCCGCCGCGCCGGCCGACGACGCGACGCGGCACCTCGGCTGCGTGGCGTCGACGAGGCAGCCGCCGGCGGCTTTCAGCGTATTTAAGCAGAACGGCAAAATTTGCGCGAGCGCTTCGTTTTCCTCTAGAGCGATTTTGCTTAAGTTGACGATGGCGTTCTTCGAGGCCATGGCGATGTGGGCTTGCTCCTTGACCTGCTCCGCCTCGATCACCTCTTCCACCATCGGCCGCACGAAGTCCATCCACCGCTTCAGCTTCCGTTTGGCGCGGCGCGAAATGCGAAGCACCGGACCGAGCCGGATGACGCCCTTGCTGCTGATCGGCAGGACGAGCAGCGGCACTTCGCCTTCCTTCACGATGTCGATGCCCTCGGTCAAAAACCGCTTCTCCGCCGTCGCCCCGGGCTTATAGACGTCCCCCTCGCTCTTCAGGAACGCGTTCGCGTTCGCGGCCGCCTTGCCGCCCCGAAATCGCGACGCCCGCAGCATCAGCTTGTCGTACCGTTCGTTCCGAATATAGAGCGCGTACGTCTGCGCTTCGAATTGGGCGCTCACCCCTTCGAGCACGACCGACATTTTCTGATCGAAGTTCGGTTGGGCGCGAATTTTGTCCAGCCATTCGTACACGGCTTCCAGCTTCTTCACGCCCGCTCGGACTTTCGCGATATACCACGCCGCGGCGACGCAGATCAGCAGCAGCCCTCCCGCGGCTGCCGCAGCCCAAATCAGCTCGACCGCAAGCCGCGTGTCCAGTATGTCTGCCAGGTTCATTCCCCCGCCTCCCTTCGATCCGGTGTTTCGTCGTCGCACCACGCGACGTAGTCGCTCGTCCGGGACAAATGGACGAAGCCGCAGCGCCGCGCGGCCCGCCCTTCCGTCCCGCTTCCTCCGTCCAGACTGACGGCAAACAGCCGCAGTCCGCGTTTCTTTAGCATTTGCAGCGTGTTGATCTGGGCTTCGACCCAGCGGTCGGAGACCAGGGCGTCCCGCCAATCTTCCCAGAGGAAGCCGTCGAGATACTTGGCCGCCGCCGCGAGCGCGTGGAAGCCTCTGTTTTGCACGATCATCAGCGACGGATGGCGCTCCTTGATTCCCGCCAGCAGCTCGAGGTAGCCTTGGATCAGCTCGTTCCGCAGCAGCGCGGAATCGATATGGTCGTCGATGTCGCCCACCGTATCTAAAAATACGGCATCGCACCCCAACGCGACGACGGTGCGGTCGATCTCGTCCAGCACAATCCGCCGATAACGCTCCCGCCGGATATCCATCAAATACGAATCCCATTCCGGAAAGTGAACGCGTTCTCCGCCTCGGCGGAGGAAATCGCCGTCCTGCAGCTTTTCGCCCCTCGCGGCGTTCCATGTCGGCCATTCCATGACCGATACGTAGCCGGCAATTCGCGTTCCCGCCGACTGCAGCGTTCGCACGGCGGCTTGCGTCCAATGGTTCGGCTCGACGATCGCGAAGTCGTAGGCTTTCAAACGCTCAAGAATCGCGTCGTCGACGGCCCCATAGTAAATCATAAAACGATCGATTCGATCCGGAGCCGGCTTCGGACGGGCGCTTCTTCCCGCTTCCTCAAGCGCGCCGGCTTCTGCGGCCGCGGCTTCGGTCTTTCCTCGCATGTCCGAACGCGTTGACGCTTCCGTATAGATCAAACAAGTTTCGCACGATTTGCCGTGCAGCCTGCAGCGGTTCGCTTCGGTTTCCCAGCACGGGCGATCCCGCCGCCCGAAGGCCGGGCAGCCTTCGCACAGCTCGGAAGGGGTGCAGAGCAGATCCCAGCAGGCGGCGATCGGCTCGCGGTCAGACCGCGCCCCCTCCCGCTTCCGGGCGAGCCAGCGGATGAACGCGGCGACGGCCTCCGCATCGAGATGCAGGCCGGATAACGCCTCCAGCTTTTCGATCGCCTTGTCGAAAGGCAGCGGGTCCCGCCCCTTCCGACCGTGCACCGCCGCCAAAAACGTCTGCACGACGGCGATGACCCGAGCGCCGCGAGGGATGTCGTCCCCGGTTAACCGGTCGGGATATCCGCCCCCGTCGATCCGTTCATGGTGATGGCGAATGGCCGCGGCCGTATCCCGGCTGCCCAAGACGGACTCGACGAGCAGGGCGCCTAGATCCGCATGCCGCTTCATCTGCTCGTATTCCGATTCCGCGAACCGCCCTTCCTTCGTCAGCAGCTCGACGGGAAGCGCCGCCGCGCCGATATTGCTGAGGTGAGCGGCCAGCGCGGTTCGCTGCACCTCTTCGTCCGGCCATCCGAGCTCCTTCGCGAGCACGGCCGCGTACCGGCTCATTTGCTCCGCATGCCCGACGGTCCAAGGGGTCATGCCGTCCAGCAAATCCGCGATCCGTTTCAGCGCGTCCGCCTTTCGGCCCGCACGAAAGGCGCCTTCGCGCTCGGCATAATAGCGCTCCGCCCCGCGGCAGCAAGCCTCCAGAAATTGCGCGGCCCGCTCCGCATCCCAGCCGAACGGAAGCCGAACGGCGCGGAACGCCAGCCGCCGCGTGCCGGAGGGGGTTCGGTACCGGCAGCGGAACACGTGCCTTCGCGGGTTTTCCGCCGTCTCCGCGGCGACGCTCGCGCCCTCGTCCGCTTCCGGGCCCCCTTCGTCGAGCTCGATCGGCTCGAGATCCAGCGCGGCCGCGGCCAACCGGAAGCCATGCCGCACGGCTTCCTCCGGGTCCGACACGAGCTGACTGAGCCTGCGCCACGCCTCGCCCGCGATGCCGGCTTCCTTCGCCTCTTCCTCCAGCCGATCGACCTCCAGCGCCCAGCCGGCCATCGGAGCGATCGCGTCCGCCGCGCGAGCGGCCCGCTCCGCCGCCCTCCCGCCGCGCTTCGCGATCGGCCCCGCCAGCACGAGCACCCGGTTCTCCGCCGCTGGAATTTGCAGCAGCAGCGCTCCTTCCTCGCGGATCCACGAGAACGGCCGGTCCACCGCGCGGTCCGCAGGCAGCGCCGCCGGCGGCAAAT
The DNA window shown above is from Paenibacillus sp. and carries:
- a CDS encoding HD-GYP domain-containing protein, encoding MNLADILDTRLAVELIWAAAAAGGLLLICVAAAWYIAKVRAGVKKLEAVYEWLDKIRAQPNFDQKMSVVLEGVSAQFEAQTYALYIRNERYDKLMLRASRFRGGKAAANANAFLKSEGDVYKPGATAEKRFLTEGIDIVKEGEVPLLVLPISSKGVIRLGPVLRISRRAKRKLKRWMDFVRPMVEEVIEAEQVKEQAHIAMASKNAIVNLSKIALEENEALAQILPFCLNTLKAAGGCLVDATQPRCRVASSAGAAADVAAKLADDAAALEAFRGRGAAGKVQDVEGDLPAAMLDAGMKHVLYVSFGSHYYLFWFKTMQERYWKLLFLQTLAQNYEQFARAQKSYLRGSGAYVPLLQALARLLDDLSPNTIGYSELMSRYSIIIARQLGLPDDVIRDVAVAAYLSHIGTIALSSDLFQKEGQYTEAEFELMKLHAEVSALIVSFATGNERTASYIRHHHERMDGHGYPAGLKGTDIPIGSRIIAVVQLFLAKVNGRNYRDPLTFDQTLQMLRSAGGQQLDPDMVQAFLDWYTSKRRAQVDSPKSLGACSEMCCVPESICSSCPAFGRADVNCWETEGVLCAAHGKSCDSCFVKTEAMTRRNVIAAGART
- a CDS encoding molybdopterin oxidoreductase family protein: MTMAAQTDGVFRSVCSLDCPDQCGLLVHKAGGKIVRIDGDPDHPVTKGNICNKVRHMPERLYDPKRLQYPLKRVGTKGEGRFERIGWDEAIATIAERWKALIRDEGPESILPYSFYGNMGLINAEGMDRRFFHRLGARQLDRTICNAAGSQGYRYTMGGSFGTDPEDTIHAKLFVFWGVNAVSTNMHQVAIAEKARKNGATIVVIDVHKNQTGRWADWFIPIRPGTDAALALALMHVLFAEGMTDESFLASHTVGSEELREHVKAYDPETAAGITGVPAEDIYRLARLYGSVSPSLIRIGNGLQHHDNGGMAVRTISCLPALTGQWQVKGGGAIKSNSGYFEIDSFALQRPDLLRQASAPPVNMNRLGRELLEGAPRVRSLFVYGCNPVVVAPEANKVKAGLARDDLFTVVHDLFLTETAAYADLVLPATSSFENTDIYTSYWHLYMQLQQPVIERYGEAKSNTELFRLLAEAMGYDDAPLRDSDEEMIRQALGRESIRYEELVENHYAKVGARLPLPGKLPTPSGKIELYSRQMADRGLPPLPTYTPLNAEAEEALPFVFIPGPNHHFLNSTFSNNEKHVTFEKTPKLHMNRADAEARGIWDGDRIRVWNGRGECVLTVASGDGVLPGVVVSQGLWADAPGTKRLVNALTPDRLADMGGGAVFFSGRVDVEKYEES
- a CDS encoding HD domain-containing phosphohydrolase, translated to MPYDNVHAVDLTALVLGIAACVSAAAAMAWRRMSRRQAEELAELRRLHSRMHPKLGFDNNAQWLLDGLSQYVEAPVYALYVLDRSARKYTLRAIRHAKADVGQAAPSYSGLVPYAGEPYLPPAALPADRAVDRPFSWIREEGALLLQIPAAENRVLVLAGPIAKRGGRAAERAARAADAIAPMAGWALEVDRLEEEAKEAGIAGEAWRRLSQLVSDPEEAVRHGFRLAAAALDLEPIELDEGGPEADEGASVAAETAENPRRHVFRCRYRTPSGTRRLAFRAVRLPFGWDAERAAQFLEACCRGAERYYAEREGAFRAGRKADALKRIADLLDGMTPWTVGHAEQMSRYAAVLAKELGWPDEEVQRTALAAHLSNIGAAALPVELLTKEGRFAESEYEQMKRHADLGALLVESVLGSRDTAAAIRHHHERIDGGGYPDRLTGDDIPRGARVIAVVQTFLAAVHGRKGRDPLPFDKAIEKLEALSGLHLDAEAVAAFIRWLARKREGARSDREPIAACWDLLCTPSELCEGCPAFGRRDRPCWETEANRCRLHGKSCETCLIYTEASTRSDMRGKTEAAAAEAGALEEAGRSARPKPAPDRIDRFMIYYGAVDDAILERLKAYDFAIVEPNHWTQAAVRTLQSAGTRIAGYVSVMEWPTWNAARGEKLQDGDFLRRGGERVHFPEWDSYLMDIRRERYRRIVLDEIDRTVVALGCDAVFLDTVGDIDDHIDSALLRNELIQGYLELLAGIKERHPSLMIVQNRGFHALAAAAKYLDGFLWEDWRDALVSDRWVEAQINTLQMLKKRGLRLFAVSLDGGSGTEGRAARRCGFVHLSRTSDYVAWCDDETPDRREAGE